One segment of Pangasianodon hypophthalmus isolate fPanHyp1 chromosome 10, fPanHyp1.pri, whole genome shotgun sequence DNA contains the following:
- the LOC113538889 gene encoding THAP domain-containing protein 6 isoform X2, with product MFPTDAKLRKIWETALRKEGFSATPHSVLCSQHFTEDAIDRTGQIVRLREGAVPSVFNFPAHLQKKPIKPRKTATSQKAAAPYEVVVVKADSNTNREKPETLVCDEHSYALDPSPNRVKDRLAQALANMERLQRQLRNAKDRERRCKTTLKSALDDLKERNLLTDELHQRLDLYSSL from the exons AT GTTTCCCACTGATGCTAAACTGAGGAAAATTTGGGAGACTGCTCTCAGAAAAGAGGGGTTTTCAGCCACTCCTCATTCAGTTCTGTGCAGCCAGCATTTCACAGAGGATGCCATTGACAGAACTGGGCAGATTGTTCGCCTGCGTGAAGGAGCTGTCCCATCAGTTTTTAATTTCCCGGCACACCTTCAGAAA aaACCCATTAAACCAAGAAAGACTGCAACATCACAAAAGGCTGCTGCTCCTTATGAAGTAGTGGTGGTGAAAGCAGACAGCAATACCAACAGAGAAAAACCAGAAACTCTGGTTTGTGAT GAGCACTCGTATGCACTGGATCCTTCACCGAACAGGGTGAAAGACAGATTGGCGCAGGCCCTGGCAAACATGGAGCGCCTCCAGCGTCAACTCCGCAATGCcaaggacagagagaggagatgcAAGACAACACTAAAGAGTGCCTTGGATGACCTAAAAGAGAGAAATCTCCTCACCGATGAACTTCATCAAAGACTGGACTTGTATTCGAGTCTTTAG
- the ganc gene encoding neutral alpha-glucosidase C yields MAESGVDKHAPTDALQSVVSGDEGKEKFKRAEHILFYKRQKGRSASQYCALLDTLVLRERAAAVELCESSSQEHLLLLIHEVPNGTLRFTIDELQPVRARYKPADVLIGEPKYEQLRIEWRRADCVSLTWGSGQYHIQVFAFPFHLEILYEDELMVTFNPKGRLCFETLSNPARPSSSSHQGEENPLGLWKETFRQFEGIKANGHSSVGIDLRLHGFSHTYGIPEHADSLQLKDTSGGEPYRLYNLDVFAYEINRRLGLYGSVPLLLAHKPDRTLGVFWLNASETLVDLQYGSSSQEHGEDGPPVKKSRVDPQTDVSWVSESGQIDCFILLGPSPAQVFSQYAQLTGYQALPPLFSLGYHQCRWNYKDEEDVKAVDAGFDLHTIPYDVIWLDIDHTEGKRYFTWDSKLFPNPVDMQLHLQRKKRKLVVINDPHIKADPDWPFFCAARDGGHFVKDKDGGVYHGTCWPGDSCYLDFTSSRTRSWYARQFSLEKYKGSTESLFVWNDMNEPSVFYGPEQTMPKDVVHCSGWEHKELHNLYGFFQHMATVEGLITRSGGLERPFVLSRSFFAGSQRMGAIWTGDNVATWEYLKISIPMLLSLSVTGMQFCGADVGGFVQDPDSELLVRWYQAGALQPFYRGHSAKQTKRREPWLFGNTVTSAVRSAIQQRYFLLPYWYTLFHLAHTSGLPPMRPMWVEFPKETETFTVENQYMIGSALLACPVTDPGVTEVKILLPGSDELWYDVSNSEMHRGGKTLTLPVTLETVPVLQRGGTVVTRRTGCGSCTADLQQHPFTLTVALDLEGNAEGLLYEDDGHSFSYRDKKQFCLRKFSMTSGRLISSCADEEALFISGGKLESVVILGQKSMKRKPTLKSTAGKTTVTFQFEPKQALLTLTGLDLEIHTDWEINI; encoded by the exons ATGGCGGAATCTGGCGTAGACAAGCATGCTCCTACAGATGCGCTACAGAG CGTCGTATCAGGCGATGAGGGTAAAGAAAAATTTAAGAGAGCCGAGCACATCTTGTTTTACAA GAGACAGAAAGGCAGATCTGCATCTCAGTACTGTGCCCTACTGGATACTTTAGTCCTGCGAGAGAGAGCTGCAGCTGTGGAGCTGTGTGAGTCCAGCTCTCAG GAACACTTGCTTCTCCTAATCCATGAAGTTCCTAATGGAACGCTGAGATTTACGATTGATGAACTGCAGCCTGTCAGAGCACGTTATAAACCTGCAGATGTCTTGATTGGAGAGCCAAAATATGAGCA GTTGAGGATTGAGTGGAGGAGAGCTGACTGTGTTTCTCTGACATGGGGTTCAGGGCAGTACCATATCCAGGTCTTTGCTTTCCCCTTCCACCTAGAGATTCTCTATGAGGATGAGTTGATGGTTACATTTAATCCTAAAGGCAGACTCTGCTTTGAGACACTGTCTAATCCAGCCAG GCCATCCTCAAGTTCACATCAG GGTGAAGAAAATCCTTTAGGGCTGTGGAAGGAGACCTTCAGACAGTTTGAAGGCATCAAAGCAAATG GCCACAGTTCAGTAGGTATTGACCTTAGGCTCCATGGTTTCAGCCACACTTATGGTATTCCTGAGCATGCAGATTCTCTCCAGTTGAAGGACACCAG TGGCGGTGAGCCATATCGATTGTACAACCTGGATGTGTTTGCCTATGAGATCAACAGGAGACTGGGGCTTTATGGTTCTGTTCCTCTTCTGTTAGCTCACAAGCCAGACAGGACACTGGGGGTGTTCTGGCTCAATGCCTCTGAAACTCTGGTAGATCTGCAGTATGGCTCAAGCTCTCAGGAG CATGGAGAGGATGGCCCACCAGTGAAGAAGAGCAGGGTAGATCCTCAAACTGATGTGAGCTGGGTGTCAGAGAGTGGACAAATTGATTGTTTCATACTGCTTGGACCTTCACCCGCCCAAGTATTTTCTCAGTATGCACAACTCACAG GATATCAAGCCTTGCCACCTTTGTTTTCCCTGGGATATCACCAGTGTCGCTGGAACTATAAGGATGAAGAGGATGTGAAAGCTGTGGATGCTGGCTTCGACCTCCATACCATCCCTTATGATGTAATCTGGCTGGACATAGACCACACTGAAGGGAAACGCTATTTCACTTGGGATTCCAAACTGTTTCCTAACCCAGTGGACATGCAGCTCCAtctgcagagaaagaaaaggaag TTGGTGGTTATCAATGATCCCCATATAAAGGCTGACCCTGATTGGCCTTTTTTCTGTGCAGCCAGAGATGGAGGCCATTTTGTGAAGGACAAAGATGGTGGTGTTTATCATGGAACATGCTGGCCAG GTGATTCCTGCTACTTGGACTTCACTAGCTCAAGGACAAGGTCATGGTATGCCAGGCAGTTTTCACTTGAAAAGTATAAA GGGTCTACGGAGTCCTTGTTTGTGTGGAATGACATGAATGAGCCCTCTGTCTTTTATGGACCAGAGCAGACAATGCCTAAAGACGTGGTTCATTGTTCAGGCTGGGAACACAAGGAATTACACAACCTGTATGGCTTCTTCCAG CACATGGCTACTGTTGAGGGTTTGATAACTCGCTCTGGTGGCTTGGAGAGACCATTTGTTCTGTCACGCTCCTTCTTTGCAGGGTCTCAGAGAATGG GTGCTATATGGACAGGGGACAATGTTGCTACCTGGGAGTATCTGAAGATCTCAATCCCTATGTTGTTGTCATTGAGTGTCACTGGAATGCAGTTTTGTGGGG CTGATGTAGGAGGCTTTGTGCAGGATCCTGACAGTGAGTTGCTGGTGCGTTGGTACCAGGCAGGGGCGCTGCAGCCTTTCTATAGAGGCCACTCAGCCAAACAGACCAAGCGGCGTGAGCCCTGGCTGTTTGGGAACACAGTCACTTCAGCAGTGCGATCAGCAATCCAACAGAGATACTTCCTCCTACCTTACTGGTACACTCTCTTTCACCTAGCCCATACCTCAGGATTGCCCCCGATGAG ACCGATGTGGGTGGAGTTCCCGAAGGAGACAGAAACCTTCACTGTGGAAAACCAGTACATGATTG GCAGTGCTCTCCTGGCCTGTCCTGTGACTGACCCAGGAGTCACAGAGGTGAAGATTTTACTGCCAGGGTCAGATGAG CTGTGGTATGATGTCAGCAACAGTGAGATGCACAGAGGAGGCAAGACTCTGACACTTCCTGTGACTCTGGAGACA GTGCCTGTGCTCCAGCGTGGAGGAACAGTTGTGACCAGGAGAACAGGCTGTGGTTCCTGCACTGCTGATCTCCAGCAACATCCATTCACTCTCACTGTAGCTCTGGACTTGGAG GGCAATGCTGAAGGACTGCTGTATGAGGATGATGGGCACTCCTTCAGCTATAGGGACAAAAAGCAGTTCTGCTTGCGTAAATTCTCTATGACGTCTGGCAGACTCATCAGCAG TTGTGCAGATGAAGAAGCGCTCTTCATTTCTGGTGGCAAACTGGAGTCAGTGGTGATTCTGGGTCAGAAGAGTATGAAAAGGAAACCTACTCTAAAATCAA CTGCAGGGAAGACCACAGTCACATTTCAGTTTGAACCAAAGCAAGCTCTGTTGACGCTGACTGGTTTGGACCTGGAGATACATACAGATTGGGAAATCAATATATAA
- the LOC113538889 gene encoding THAP domain-containing protein 6 isoform X1 yields MPVQCAAYGCKNRRNANLRKQGVTFHRFPTDAKLRKIWETALRKEGFSATPHSVLCSQHFTEDAIDRTGQIVRLREGAVPSVFNFPAHLQKKPIKPRKTATSQKAAAPYEVVVVKADSNTNREKPETLVCDEHSYALDPSPNRVKDRLAQALANMERLQRQLRNAKDRERRCKTTLKSALDDLKERNLLTDELHQRLDLYSSL; encoded by the exons ATGCCGGTACAATGCGCAGCGTATGGGTGTAAGAATCGTCGCAACGCAAATCTAAGAAAACAAGGGGTCACTTTCCACAG GTTTCCCACTGATGCTAAACTGAGGAAAATTTGGGAGACTGCTCTCAGAAAAGAGGGGTTTTCAGCCACTCCTCATTCAGTTCTGTGCAGCCAGCATTTCACAGAGGATGCCATTGACAGAACTGGGCAGATTGTTCGCCTGCGTGAAGGAGCTGTCCCATCAGTTTTTAATTTCCCGGCACACCTTCAGAAA aaACCCATTAAACCAAGAAAGACTGCAACATCACAAAAGGCTGCTGCTCCTTATGAAGTAGTGGTGGTGAAAGCAGACAGCAATACCAACAGAGAAAAACCAGAAACTCTGGTTTGTGAT GAGCACTCGTATGCACTGGATCCTTCACCGAACAGGGTGAAAGACAGATTGGCGCAGGCCCTGGCAAACATGGAGCGCCTCCAGCGTCAACTCCGCAATGCcaaggacagagagaggagatgcAAGACAACACTAAAGAGTGCCTTGGATGACCTAAAAGAGAGAAATCTCCTCACCGATGAACTTCATCAAAGACTGGACTTGTATTCGAGTCTTTAG